The following are encoded together in the bacterium genome:
- a CDS encoding PilZ domain-containing protein, giving the protein MEGRSKKEKRLYPRKPIRTQVVFENEDSEGVLYFFSTDISAGGLFLETDLPIRLGTQVFLRFSLIPKARPIQATGEVVRVMRDRNEAGEGKVGIGIRFIYIHPLDRELIQDFIGPATAQRR; this is encoded by the coding sequence TTGGAAGGACGCAGTAAAAAAGAGAAAAGACTCTATCCGCGAAAGCCGATCCGCACTCAAGTCGTCTTCGAGAACGAGGACAGCGAGGGCGTGCTTTACTTCTTCTCGACCGATATCAGCGCCGGCGGCCTCTTCCTGGAGACCGATTTGCCGATCCGCCTCGGCACCCAGGTTTTCCTTCGCTTCAGCCTCATCCCCAAGGCCCGCCCGATCCAAGCCACCGGCGAAGTGGTCCGGGTCATGCGCGACCGCAACGAAGCCGGCGAGGGCAAGGTCGGCATCGGCATTCGCTTCATCTACATCCACCCGCTCGACCGCGAGCTGATCCAGGACTTCATCGGTCCGGCCACGGCACAGAGGCGGTAG
- the rsmA gene encoding 16S rRNA (adenine(1518)-N(6)/adenine(1519)-N(6))-dimethyltransferase RsmA, which yields MPVCRSEPDISSTFAKKSLGQHFLIREGIIHRILRALDLKAGEKVLEIGPGRGALTLPLAKTGAALLLVEKDRELAAGLREKLDASRVEILEADFLEVETAQLEARLGKAFKVVSNLPYNVGTAILSKLLHELAPASRLVLMFQKEVGERLLAKPGTKDYGSLSVFTQLAAETRLVCRVPPEAFRPPPQVESLVLAFELRERPALPRAKWESFESFVKTGFAQRRKMLRQNLRPALGGISAAEVEARLVAVGATAGARAEELSVQQWVELYSMISPFEKGGLRGI from the coding sequence TTGCCCGTTTGCCGCTCGGAGCCTGATATTTCCTCGACCTTCGCCAAAAAATCGCTCGGCCAACATTTCCTGATCCGGGAAGGGATCATCCATCGAATCCTGCGGGCTCTCGATCTCAAGGCCGGCGAGAAGGTCCTGGAGATCGGGCCGGGCCGGGGTGCCCTGACTTTGCCCTTGGCCAAGACCGGAGCCGCTTTGCTGCTGGTCGAAAAAGACCGCGAATTGGCGGCTGGATTGCGCGAGAAGCTCGACGCTTCCAGGGTCGAAATCCTCGAGGCCGATTTTTTGGAAGTCGAGACGGCCCAGCTCGAAGCCCGGCTCGGCAAGGCCTTCAAGGTCGTTTCCAACCTGCCCTACAACGTCGGCACCGCGATCTTGAGCAAGCTGCTGCACGAGCTGGCGCCGGCCAGCCGCTTGGTGCTGATGTTTCAGAAGGAAGTGGGGGAGAGGCTGCTCGCCAAGCCCGGAACCAAGGACTACGGCTCGCTCAGCGTCTTCACCCAGCTGGCGGCCGAAACCCGCTTGGTCTGCCGGGTTCCGCCCGAGGCCTTTCGGCCGCCGCCTCAGGTCGAGAGCCTGGTTTTGGCCTTTGAGCTGCGGGAAAGGCCGGCCTTGCCGCGGGCGAAGTGGGAGAGCTTCGAGAGCTTCGTCAAGACCGGTTTTGCCCAGCGCCGCAAAATGCTCCGCCAGAACCTGCGGCCGGCCTTGGGAGGGATTTCGGCGGCTGAAGTCGAAGCGCGGCTGGTCGCGGTCGGCGCCACCGCTGGTGCCCGGGCCGAGGAGCTGTCAGTTCAGCAATGGGTTGAACTGTACTCGATGATATCCCCCTTTGAAAAAGGGGGATTAAGGGGGATTTAA
- a CDS encoding ArsA-related P-loop ATPase, with translation MNPIKKTPLWTLIEKKKVLICCGSGGVGKTTSAAALALYAATQGMKTIVLTIDPAKRLANSLGIQKIDYQEKEIPRAELKKAGIEAKAPLFAMMLDTKRTFDALILKYAPSPEKAQAILENQLYQHLSSMIAGSQEYMAMEKLYEVVEERDYDLVVLDTPPSRHALDFLDAPGKMSAMVGDSVMKWFLKPSLFVGKSSLQMLDRSVKRVFKTFDKVAGFEFLQDLSKMLVSVSGLLEGFQERAQKVELLLHDKETGFLLIAAPQPIPLREAEYFHRKIEQNSLPFAGFIFNRVQLKPEGPAEPPKALKPKTQAEYRELAYLFQSLSERDRREIEAFRDRLDLARQGLIFKIMPQLEHDIHDLAGLYEVGMKLFRE, from the coding sequence ATGAACCCCATCAAGAAAACCCCGCTTTGGACCCTGATCGAGAAGAAGAAGGTCTTGATCTGCTGCGGATCGGGCGGGGTCGGCAAAACCACCAGCGCGGCCGCCCTGGCGCTCTATGCGGCGACCCAGGGGATGAAGACGATCGTCCTCACGATCGATCCGGCCAAGCGCCTAGCCAATTCGCTCGGCATCCAGAAGATCGATTACCAAGAGAAGGAGATTCCGCGGGCGGAGCTGAAAAAAGCCGGCATCGAGGCCAAGGCCCCGCTCTTCGCGATGATGCTCGACACCAAACGGACCTTCGATGCCCTCATCCTGAAATACGCCCCCAGTCCCGAGAAGGCCCAAGCCATCCTCGAGAACCAGCTCTACCAGCATCTTTCCAGCATGATCGCCGGCTCCCAGGAGTACATGGCAATGGAGAAGCTCTACGAGGTGGTGGAGGAGCGGGACTATGACTTGGTGGTGCTGGACACGCCGCCCTCGCGCCATGCTCTCGACTTCCTCGATGCCCCCGGGAAGATGAGCGCGATGGTCGGGGACAGCGTGATGAAGTGGTTCCTCAAGCCCTCGCTCTTCGTCGGCAAGAGCTCGCTCCAAATGCTCGACCGCTCGGTGAAGCGGGTCTTCAAAACCTTCGACAAGGTCGCCGGCTTCGAATTTCTCCAGGATCTTTCCAAGATGCTGGTCTCGGTTTCGGGCTTGCTCGAAGGTTTTCAGGAGCGAGCCCAAAAGGTCGAGCTCCTGCTGCACGACAAGGAAACCGGCTTCTTGCTGATCGCCGCCCCCCAGCCGATCCCGCTGCGGGAGGCCGAGTACTTCCACCGCAAGATCGAGCAGAATTCCTTGCCCTTCGCCGGCTTCATCTTCAATCGGGTCCAGCTCAAGCCCGAGGGGCCGGCCGAACCGCCCAAAGCCCTCAAACCCAAGACCCAGGCCGAGTACCGCGAGCTGGCTTATCTCTTCCAGAGCTTGTCCGAGCGCGACCGCCGGGAGATCGAAGCCTTTCGCGACCGGCTGGACTTGGCTCGTCAGGGCTTGATCTTCAAGATCATGCCCCAGCTGGAGCACGACATTCACGACCTGGCCGGGCTCTACGAGGTGGGGATGAAATTGTTCAGGGAGTAG
- a CDS encoding ArsA family ATPase: MTKRWELNDLLKRRLWIVSGKGGVGKTTAAAALALMASRHGLKVLLVETHGLSHLAELFQAQEVGYKPKAVKNGISLLRLDAESCFEEYVLRQVKFQFVYNAVFNNKYVRHFIDAAPGLTELLTIGKIWALVEDEVRQGKPPAFDLVIVDAPSTGHSLSLLTVPQVVVDAIRVGPLKNNAQEVLTLIRDPQKTLTWLVTLPEEMPVNEAVEMDEKLREQAKVEVGPVLLNSMWPKVFDGDSLQDLKKNKVHNPMLQSHLRRREQAEFYSDRLRERIGERQVLELPLVYSTSEPVRIAERLSEILKQELVKSP, translated from the coding sequence ATGACCAAGCGCTGGGAACTGAACGATTTGCTCAAGCGCCGCCTCTGGATCGTCAGCGGCAAGGGCGGCGTCGGCAAAACCACCGCCGCGGCGGCCTTGGCCCTGATGGCCTCGCGCCACGGCCTCAAGGTCCTCTTGGTCGAGACCCATGGCCTCAGCCACTTGGCCGAGCTCTTCCAGGCCCAGGAAGTCGGCTATAAGCCCAAAGCGGTGAAAAACGGCATTTCGCTGCTCCGGCTCGATGCCGAATCCTGCTTCGAGGAATACGTCCTTCGGCAGGTCAAATTCCAGTTCGTCTACAACGCGGTGTTCAACAACAAGTACGTTCGCCACTTTATCGACGCCGCTCCGGGTCTGACCGAGCTGTTGACCATCGGAAAGATCTGGGCCTTGGTCGAGGACGAGGTCCGCCAGGGCAAGCCGCCGGCTTTCGACTTGGTCATCGTCGACGCCCCCTCCACCGGCCACAGCCTTTCGCTGCTCACGGTTCCACAAGTGGTGGTGGACGCCATCCGGGTCGGTCCGCTCAAGAACAACGCCCAAGAAGTCCTGACCTTGATCCGCGATCCGCAGAAGACCCTGACCTGGCTCGTGACCCTGCCCGAGGAGATGCCGGTCAACGAAGCGGTGGAGATGGACGAGAAGCTGCGGGAGCAGGCCAAGGTCGAGGTCGGGCCGGTCTTGCTCAACTCGATGTGGCCCAAGGTCTTCGATGGCGATTCGCTGCAGGATTTGAAAAAGAACAAGGTCCACAATCCGATGCTTCAATCCCATCTGCGCCGGCGGGAGCAGGCCGAGTTCTACAGCGACCGGCTGCGCGAGCGGATCGGGGAGCGCCAAGTCCTGGAGCTGCCCTTGGTCTACTCGACCAGCGAGCCGGTCCGCATCGCCGAGCGCCTGAGTGAAATTTTGAAGCAGGAGCTGGTCAAATCGCCATGA
- the tsaD gene encoding tRNA (adenosine(37)-N6)-threonylcarbamoyltransferase complex transferase subunit TsaD, with translation MLVLGIESSCDDLSMALVEKGRVLSNVTASQTLDHAPFGGVVPEIASRRHLDHLESTLELALSKAGKSLDQVEGLAATHAPGLVGSLLVGLNFAKGLAFASKLPFRGIHHIEGHLWSSFLENEPRFPLLGLAVSGGHTHLYEIESFGRYRLLGHTVDDAAGEAFDKIAKRMGLPFPGGPAIQKLAEEGDPEAFAFSVPQVKGKPLHTSFSGMKTAATEYLEGLEESRYADLAASFQKGAVRALIAIVRRALEKHPVHQLAVAGGVACNGPLRQALAELAAERGVELILPAPKYCTDNGAMIAAVGERYLERGMTSPLTLNAFARLPLGA, from the coding sequence ATGCTCGTCCTCGGCATTGAATCCTCCTGCGACGATCTCTCGATGGCCTTGGTCGAGAAAGGTCGGGTTCTTTCCAACGTGACCGCCAGCCAAACCTTGGACCACGCGCCCTTCGGCGGGGTGGTGCCGGAAATCGCCTCGCGTCGCCATCTCGACCATTTGGAAAGCACCTTGGAGCTGGCTTTGAGCAAGGCCGGCAAATCGCTCGATCAGGTCGAGGGCTTGGCCGCGACCCACGCGCCGGGCTTGGTCGGCTCGCTCTTGGTGGGACTCAATTTCGCCAAAGGCTTGGCCTTCGCTTCGAAGCTGCCTTTCCGCGGCATCCATCATATCGAAGGCCATCTCTGGAGCTCTTTTTTGGAAAATGAGCCGCGCTTCCCGCTGCTCGGCTTGGCGGTTTCCGGCGGCCATACCCACCTTTACGAGATCGAGAGTTTCGGCCGTTACCGCCTCCTCGGCCACACCGTCGACGACGCCGCCGGCGAGGCTTTCGACAAGATCGCGAAGCGAATGGGCCTGCCTTTCCCCGGCGGTCCGGCCATTCAGAAGTTGGCGGAGGAGGGCGATCCCGAGGCTTTCGCTTTCTCGGTTCCCCAAGTGAAGGGCAAGCCGCTGCACACCAGCTTCAGCGGCATGAAGACCGCGGCCACCGAATACCTCGAGGGCTTGGAAGAATCGCGCTATGCCGATTTGGCGGCTTCCTTTCAGAAGGGAGCGGTCCGGGCTCTTATCGCCATTGTCCGCCGGGCTTTGGAGAAGCACCCGGTTCACCAGCTCGCGGTGGCCGGCGGAGTGGCCTGCAATGGGCCGCTGCGCCAAGCCTTGGCCGAGCTCGCCGCCGAGCGCGGAGTCGAATTGATTTTGCCGGCGCCGAAATACTGCACTGACAACGGAGCCATGATCGCGGCGGTCGGCGAGCGCTATTTGGAGCGCGGCATGACCAGCCCTCTGACGCTCAACGCCTTTGCCCGTTTGCCGCTCGGAGCCTGA
- the pal gene encoding peptidoglycan-associated lipoprotein Pal, whose protein sequence is MTMKAYRKILTLALTAGLVVGAAACQKKGPVASDEGVDTMSVPLEAIHFDFDKYNIRSDASQKLNNHAEWLKSNPKVNIIIEGNTDEWGTEEYNLALGERRANAAKSYLSNLGISSDRMSTISYGESRPVNPEHNQAAWDANRRDDFKGRK, encoded by the coding sequence ATGACCATGAAAGCCTATCGCAAAATTCTTACGCTCGCTTTGACCGCGGGTCTCGTGGTGGGTGCCGCCGCCTGTCAAAAGAAGGGGCCAGTCGCCTCGGACGAAGGGGTCGACACGATGAGTGTTCCACTCGAAGCCATTCATTTCGATTTTGACAAGTACAACATTCGGTCCGATGCCAGCCAAAAGCTGAACAATCATGCCGAATGGTTGAAAAGCAACCCCAAGGTCAACATTATCATCGAGGGCAACACCGATGAGTGGGGGACCGAAGAGTACAATTTAGCCCTCGGCGAACGGCGGGCCAATGCCGCCAAAAGTTATCTGAGCAATTTGGGAATCTCTTCCGACCGCATGAGCACGATCAGCTACGGCGAGTCCCGGCCGGTAAATCCCGAGCATAATCAAGCAGCTTGGGATGCGAACCGGCGCGATGACTTTAAAGGCCGCAAATAA
- the ybgF gene encoding tol-pal system protein YbgF has protein sequence MLPTSGRAQTMADLQARIDKNNQEVAQAVNSMNEIRQEFRSIKGTLDSTDYLRKESERVYQDLDQRVSGLEDRIGQIHNLLKDLNTKLTPAAPGTAPAAAAPSASTQEVADFQSLLNLTNARDYRAAASGFMGFIRKYPQSNLNGSAQYWVAESFYSLGDYAKAISEFQVLATKYPQHPRVKEAVYKQGLAFQKLNKPAEAKLFYQKAISAYPGSAEAYLAQGRLTRMEEMEKNKTNVALSPPGATPAPAPKNTGTEAPGANRPLMKPQPMPRAPLPAATPAPAPKTPTPLPPDTAGSGSAPLF, from the coding sequence GTGCTCCCGACCTCGGGTCGCGCCCAAACCATGGCCGACCTGCAGGCCCGAATCGATAAGAACAATCAGGAAGTCGCGCAGGCGGTGAACTCGATGAACGAGATCCGTCAGGAGTTTCGGTCGATCAAGGGCACGCTGGACAGCACCGATTATCTTCGCAAGGAATCGGAGCGGGTCTACCAAGATTTGGACCAGCGGGTCAGCGGTCTCGAAGACCGAATCGGCCAGATCCACAACCTGCTCAAGGACCTCAATACCAAGCTGACGCCGGCGGCGCCCGGCACCGCGCCGGCTGCGGCCGCGCCCTCGGCCTCGACCCAAGAGGTCGCCGATTTTCAATCCCTGCTCAACCTGACCAATGCCCGGGATTACCGAGCCGCGGCCTCGGGCTTCATGGGCTTCATCCGGAAGTACCCCCAGAGCAACTTGAACGGCAGCGCCCAGTACTGGGTCGCCGAATCCTTCTACTCGCTGGGCGATTACGCCAAGGCGATCAGCGAGTTCCAGGTCTTGGCCACCAAATATCCCCAGCATCCCCGGGTCAAAGAGGCGGTCTACAAGCAAGGGCTGGCCTTCCAGAAGCTGAATAAGCCAGCCGAAGCCAAGCTCTTTTATCAGAAGGCGATTTCGGCTTATCCTGGGAGCGCTGAAGCTTATCTGGCGCAAGGGCGCCTGACGAGAATGGAAGAAATGGAAAAAAACAAAACCAACGTGGCTTTGAGCCCGCCGGGCGCCACTCCGGCGCCGGCGCCGAAAAATACCGGAACCGAAGCCCCCGGCGCCAACCGGCCGCTGATGAAACCCCAACCAATGCCGCGGGCGCCGCTGCCGGCCGCCACCCCGGCGCCGGCTCCCAAGACTCCGACGCCGCTGCCGCCGGACACCGCCGGCTCCGGCTCGGCTCCGCTCTTCTAG
- a CDS encoding nitrilase-related carbon-nitrogen hydrolase, translating to MKKLRIHLIQFPTVAGRPLMTLARVSQRLSGFTPKAGDWLLFPEMWPSGFSLADAPRLQEETEACFSWLQAYARRFKAYLAGSMLELSGRRGFNRAYVIGPSGRLKASYRKIHLFEHGGEHRYFSPGKAPSLFTSPWGKIGLAICYDLRFPELFRRLSQEGAKIFLVPSAWPRERIDHFLSLLKARAIENQAYVVGVNKVGPGFHRAPLIYGGHSAAFDPWGGSLAQMDARPGRRTVELDMAHLEEIRRRYPFLRSRVLG from the coding sequence TTGAAAAAACTACGAATTCATCTGATTCAATTCCCCACCGTGGCCGGCCGGCCGCTCATGACCTTGGCCCGGGTCAGCCAGCGTTTAAGCGGTTTCACCCCAAAGGCCGGTGACTGGCTGCTTTTTCCTGAAATGTGGCCATCGGGGTTTTCGCTGGCCGATGCCCCTCGGCTGCAGGAGGAAACTGAGGCTTGCTTTTCTTGGCTTCAGGCCTATGCCCGGCGCTTCAAGGCCTACTTGGCCGGATCGATGCTGGAGCTGAGCGGCCGCCGCGGTTTCAACCGAGCCTACGTGATCGGGCCTTCGGGAAGGCTGAAAGCCTCCTACCGCAAGATCCACCTCTTCGAGCATGGCGGCGAGCATCGCTACTTTTCTCCGGGCAAGGCCCCCAGCCTTTTCACCAGCCCTTGGGGCAAGATCGGCCTGGCGATCTGCTACGACCTCCGTTTCCCCGAGCTGTTCCGGCGCCTTTCCCAAGAGGGCGCCAAGATCTTCCTGGTCCCCAGCGCCTGGCCCCGGGAGCGGATCGACCATTTTCTAAGCTTGCTCAAAGCGCGAGCCATCGAAAATCAGGCCTATGTCGTCGGGGTGAACAAGGTGGGACCGGGGTTCCACCGGGCGCCGCTGATCTACGGCGGACACTCGGCGGCTTTCGACCCTTGGGGCGGGAGTTTGGCCCAGATGGATGCTCGGCCCGGCCGCCGGACGGTGGAGCTCGATATGGCCCATTTGGAGGAGATTCGACGGCGCTATCCCTTTTTGCGAAGCCGCGTGCTAGGCTAG